The following proteins are encoded in a genomic region of Macrobrachium rosenbergii isolate ZJJX-2024 chromosome 31, ASM4041242v1, whole genome shotgun sequence:
- the LOC136855260 gene encoding protein Wnt-8a-like isoform X1, with product MNFKRGSCVALFLTTLFSIAFRITLPNSNISASDFEDNLPLKRAMTAGGQLALEACRKQFANELWQCPLRAFLNMASGEPATREQAFVNAITSAGITYAITRSCSQGILEDCSCSSRQFGAVDVVFKWEGCSDDVTYADSVTTKFLRSKIKRDEDASRAQVFWHNHRAGRIAVKRSIKRICECEGSSDSCPSETCWFRLTNFTVIADRLKKQYRQAVKIEVPVNVNAAEGKTSSSENSRKVPWNGSILSFVGLRKLVYIEESPDYCLANETMGWSGARGRECLEVDIDTDVTKSTLKSCRHLCRRCGLSIERQVTSMTVACNCNFIWCCTMACDSCVKEVVKYTCAYETKDRMNL from the exons ATGAATTTTAAACGAGGGAGTTGTGTTGCATTGTTCCTGACGACGCTATTTTCAATAGCCTTTAGAATTACGTT gccTAACAGTAACATATCAGCTTCTGATTTTGAG GACAATCTGCCCTTGAAGAGGGCCATGACAGCAGGAGGGCAGTTGGCACTTGAGGCTTGTCGAAAGCAGTTTGCCAACGAACTTTGGCAGTGCCCACTGAGGGCCTTCTTGAATAT GGCCAGTGGAGAACCAGCAACTAGGGAACAGGCCTTTGTGAACGCCATCACGTCAGCTGGTATCACCTACGCCATCACGAGGAGCTGCTCGCAAGGAATCCTTGAGGACTGCTCCTGTTCCTCGCGCCAATTTGGAGCTGTCGATGTCGTGTTCAAATGGGAGGGGTGTTCTGACGATGTCACTTACGCCGATTCTGTCACCACCAAGTTCCTCAGGTCGAAAATTAAACGAGATGAGGACGCCAGCCGTGCACAAGTCTTTTGGCATAATCACCGGGCTGGGAGGATT GCAGTGAAACGATCAATAAAACGCATCTGCGAGTGCGAAGGCAGTTCTGACTCATGCCCCAGCGAGACCTGCTGGTTTAGGCTGACGAATTTTACCGTCATCGCCGACAGGCTGAAGAAACAGTACCGTCAGGCCGTTAAAATAGAAGTTCCTGTAAATGTAAACGCTGCAGAAGGAAAAACAAGTTCCTCCGAGAATTCGAGGAAAGTGCCGTGGAATGGAAGTATCCTATCGTTCGTGGGTCTAAGGAAGTTGGTCTATATTGAAGAGTCACCGGACTACTGTTTAGCCAACGAGACAATGG GTTGGTCCGGCGCACGAGGGCGAGAATGCCTGGAAGTCGACATCGATACTGACGTGACCAAGTCGACGCTGAAGAGTTGTCGACATTTGTGTCGACGTTGTGGATTATCCATCGAGAGACAAGTCACTTCCATGACGGTCGCCTGCAATTGCAACTTTATCTGGTGTTGCACGATGGCGTGTGACAGCTGCGTGAAAGAGGTGGTCAAGTACACATGTGCTTATGAGACTAAAGATCGGATGAACTTGTGA
- the LOC136855260 gene encoding protein Wnt-8b-like isoform X2 translates to MTAGGQLALEACRKQFANELWQCPLRAFLNMASGEPATREQAFVNAITSAGITYAITRSCSQGILEDCSCSSRQFGAVDVVFKWEGCSDDVTYADSVTTKFLRSKIKRDEDASRAQVFWHNHRAGRIAVKRSIKRICECEGSSDSCPSETCWFRLTNFTVIADRLKKQYRQAVKIEVPVNVNAAEGKTSSSENSRKVPWNGSILSFVGLRKLVYIEESPDYCLANETMGWSGARGRECLEVDIDTDVTKSTLKSCRHLCRRCGLSIERQVTSMTVACNCNFIWCCTMACDSCVKEVVKYTCAYETKDRMNL, encoded by the exons ATGACAGCAGGAGGGCAGTTGGCACTTGAGGCTTGTCGAAAGCAGTTTGCCAACGAACTTTGGCAGTGCCCACTGAGGGCCTTCTTGAATAT GGCCAGTGGAGAACCAGCAACTAGGGAACAGGCCTTTGTGAACGCCATCACGTCAGCTGGTATCACCTACGCCATCACGAGGAGCTGCTCGCAAGGAATCCTTGAGGACTGCTCCTGTTCCTCGCGCCAATTTGGAGCTGTCGATGTCGTGTTCAAATGGGAGGGGTGTTCTGACGATGTCACTTACGCCGATTCTGTCACCACCAAGTTCCTCAGGTCGAAAATTAAACGAGATGAGGACGCCAGCCGTGCACAAGTCTTTTGGCATAATCACCGGGCTGGGAGGATT GCAGTGAAACGATCAATAAAACGCATCTGCGAGTGCGAAGGCAGTTCTGACTCATGCCCCAGCGAGACCTGCTGGTTTAGGCTGACGAATTTTACCGTCATCGCCGACAGGCTGAAGAAACAGTACCGTCAGGCCGTTAAAATAGAAGTTCCTGTAAATGTAAACGCTGCAGAAGGAAAAACAAGTTCCTCCGAGAATTCGAGGAAAGTGCCGTGGAATGGAAGTATCCTATCGTTCGTGGGTCTAAGGAAGTTGGTCTATATTGAAGAGTCACCGGACTACTGTTTAGCCAACGAGACAATGG GTTGGTCCGGCGCACGAGGGCGAGAATGCCTGGAAGTCGACATCGATACTGACGTGACCAAGTCGACGCTGAAGAGTTGTCGACATTTGTGTCGACGTTGTGGATTATCCATCGAGAGACAAGTCACTTCCATGACGGTCGCCTGCAATTGCAACTTTATCTGGTGTTGCACGATGGCGTGTGACAGCTGCGTGAAAGAGGTGGTCAAGTACACATGTGCTTATGAGACTAAAGATCGGATGAACTTGTGA